GATAATGGCGGCATCTGAGTACGAGACGACGAACGACTCTCCAGTGGTACCCAAAGGTGTGATGCACGTCGGACTGGCGGTGGAGCCGTCAGACCTCGAGATGTTGTGTACAAGGGTATGGTTGAAGGGCGAGTTAGAGGCGATGGTAGGTTGGGGAGTATTGGAGAATCCACTGCCGGAGCTCATCGAGTTACCACGGACTCTGCCTCCGCGGCCGGTCATGGCTCGGTTTGTTCCAGGTTGTGGTGAGCTCAGCTGAGGAGGTGCGCTCACTGACCACAAACGAACACTGCCGTCTGCAGCACCCGAAACAACCAAGATACGATCCGTGCTACCGTAGGGACTTGAGCTTCCGAATATTTGACCAAGAGTTGCTGGCAGAACACATATGGCCCAGACTGCATCAGTGTGTCCCTCAAGAGTCGCCTTGGGATCAACCCTTCCACGCTCCCAAACTCGAATGGTCGCATCTTGGCCGCCGGAGAATATCCAGCCGTCGCCTTGTGCGCGACCTCCAGTTGAGAAATTCGGCGAGGGTGACCACGATGTCAAACACAGAATTGCTCCTGCGTGACCACGGTGTGTAAAGTTGGCTGTAACATCAAGGTCTGACGCTGTGTGCGCAAGACCTCCAGGGTGACCATCCAATCGAGGAATGTGGAAGCGCTTGATCATACCGTCGTCTCCTCCAGTACAGATTTCTGGCTCGCCGGGGCTACCGCCCCCAGAGAATATGATTGTGCGAACAGTGTCGAGGTGACCTCGGAGTCCAAATCTGAGCTTGAAATTACCACTCTCAGCTTTTTGGGCAGCCAAGGCTAGCTCATGATCGGCACTTCGTCTTCTAGACATGGAGCCTTTTCGTCGGTGGGAGCTATCTCGTCGGCTCGGCGACTTGGGGAGGTTATCAGCGGTAGGGAAAGCATCGGTATCAGGGCGGTTAGGTTGAGAATTGGGCTGCGAGTTTCCAGGTTCAGGGAATGTACCCTCGGGGAACTCCCACCCATCATTCTCAGGTTGTGCAGAGTGCTTCTCTCTAAGTTCAGCAGAATCATCCATTCCACCCAAAACCTCTGCTGCATGGTTTGCTTGTGGCATGTGATCTTCAACCGGTCGGGATGTTACTGAGACGGGCGCGGGCCAGTCATTAGAGTTTTGATACATGACGGGAGGGTGCTCGGACCGCACCattggctgaggctggtgttCTTGCTTCTGACCAaagtgttgctgttggtttTGACTAGGAGGCGCATGATTCTGCTGAGATATCCTCGAGTTCATTTCTTGAGAGTGATTCTGAGCATTTCGTGTAGGTAGCTGAAACTGCTGCTGGGGAGCTGGCATGCCAAAAGCCTCAACTTCTCGCAGGTCCTCCATGATCGGTAGCGGGGGAGATTCTCGAGGTGGCTGCGGGTTCGCGGGGGTAATCATAAGGTACATAAATTCGGATTGACATTGATCAAGAAAGGTCTTaagatcttgtcgttgagcttcCTCGTCACCTCGGTCGAGCTTCTCATAGTTAACACCATCGACACCGGGCACTGGCATATCCTCCAAGGTAGCTGCAACAATGTTAGTATGGAAAGTTGACACAAAGGGGCATTGCTCACATCTAAGCTTCTCTTGTATCTTTGCAGCCCGGTCATTCTTAGCCGCCGTCTCTGCATCAACCGCCTCCCGAGCCTGAAGCTGAGCCGTCTGCTCCTTAACCTTTCGCTCCAGCATAGTCACGTATTTCCTCAGCACGCGCTGAGTAGCATCGGCCCTCCGCGCCTGACcctcgaggttggcgatgcggcccttcatctcctgcttctcaatctcccaCGAGTTCCTATCGCGCTCATGTCTGTGCCATTCGGTCTGCAGGAATCGCATGACGCCCTGGAGGGTGTACTCGGTGGCCTGGGGGATGTTCGAGCCATTGCCCTGCATCATAGGTCCCATTTCCAGGCCGCCCACGCCGTTGCCAGCATTAGGGCCCATCGCGGCGCGCCTCTCTCAATTGGACGGGTGCATGGAGCTTCGAGTCGGTTTGGgagagatggcgatggaggcgagCGAGTGCCGGATTTGAGGTCGGGCAAGCTCGTTGCGGTTGTTGGagtgtgatgtgatgtgatcaGATGTGACGAAGCCAGATGTTGGGAACCTGGAAGCTCCTGCGCGAAAGATACAACGAGCCTTGGCACGTGTTGTCGTCTCGGTGAAGTTTCGGTCCTGACCTATCTGAATAGACGTCGAATCGTGATATCGTGATTTGCTTTCTGTCGATAGAAAGCCAAAAAATTGGGCGTCGGGTCGTGTGCTGCTAAGAACCAAgcttgccagtcttggtcGGGTACTTTGAGGTCGGGTGCATCTGTCTGTTGTGCTGTCCTGTGTAGTGGCCCTGTACCTCCACGCTGCTAGTTGGTGCTATCCTCTATATCGACGCTTTGCCGCTGAGATTTTGACCAATCAGCGCTGAACAAGCTTGACTTGGAAATGGATGTGAGGCTGTCAGGCATCAACTTGGAACCCCTGGCTAACGGTGCGGATCACTGATACAGGGACCGATAATCAACAGGGAAGGATTTCAGCTCCGAACAAAGCAAATTTGATGACAAACGTCTTTGTTTGTGTCTTGTTTTAGTGCTGGTTAGTTGAAAGTCAAACATGGAAAGGCCCTTAATTGAATCCAAGACCGTGGAACCTTGCAGCGAAGTGAATCTGTTACCCAACACCAGTTTCTCCTGAATCAGACTCTACTTTGATATACCAATCACAGTAAAGATAGCCTGATTCTATGCCTAATCATCCTTGAGCCTGGTTAGGCCTATCACGGTGCTTATTACTCTGAACTCCAAACTCTAAACCCAGGCCTTAAATAATAATGTGACAGCATTAAAACTCTAGCTCCTCTACTTCCATACCACAATCAACACATGTCTTGATCGTCATCCCATCCTCGTTCTCAACCGTTCTTCCCCATTCGTGAACATGCCGTCCACCTCCTATTGCATCTCCAAACTTGCTTGCACCAGACTTGCTCAGATTGCCAGCCTGTCTGCGAAAAGCGTCCgttcttgtctttttcttcaaGTCAAGTAGCTTctctttgaacttggcttccttgcgAGCCTTCTTTTGTGTTTCTCGTCGCTCATATTCAGCGTCCAAGGCTTCTGATGACCCCCACTTCGTCTTGATCGCATATTCTTCTACTTGACATCGAAGGAAGAGCATCATGTCGTGCCAATGGGATTTGTGAGGGTTTGGCTTTGAGAGATGTGGTAGTAACTCTGGATCTCGTAGCTCGGCTATTTCATGTTAGCGATGACAGCCCGATACCTTAGGTGGAACAACTCACGGTCTGTAAGCAGATAATCCTCCTTGCACTCAGTCTTCGTCAACAACGAGTACTTTTCTGGATATTTCTCCTTGCACTTGTTGCAAACACAGATATGGAAGACTTCTTCCCAGATAAAGTCAatctccaagctcttgcAATCCTGGCACTTCTTTCGAGTCTCGTCGTCCGCGAGCACACTCAGCCCGGGCTCAAAAGGGCCAGATTTTAGCCTCTTCAAGTTCCGTATCAGCTGTAATCTCTCCCACTCCTGAACGCTCATGTGCTTCGGTCGCTGGTCATCCTCGGACTGTCCAGGCTTCTTGCCACCCAGAGCATAGTTATGCGGATCATCTTCCGTCGATAAGAAACCACCCTTCGTATCTGTCATGGCGCTCATGTTGTAATCGACGAACTTTGTGAACTTGCGTGCCGGCCGCAAAGCCTCCTCATCGCCTTTGTTACGCCCATCTCGATTCGTTCCCTTAGGGGCATCTGCTGTAGAGATAGAACTGTACGGTCGCTTTCCGTCGGCAGTTTTAGAGATGTAAACGTCTTTTGTTGGCACGAAACCTCCAGAGCTCTTCGGGATTTCGGGTGCGGTGCCGGTCGCTCGTTGTTCAGCTTCACGCTGGTCTCGGATCGCCTTTGCGCGGAGTCGGTTCTCTTCCTAGATACAGGTCAGAATCCCCAGAGAATAGACACATTTACCCCAGGGATTTACATACTATGCGCTTCGTAACTTCTGGGGTCGGCGGAGTGATGGTGGGTGCAGGCTTTGTTGCCCGAGGTGGTGTAGACGGCTGTTCCATGATGAGCAATCAGACCGGAGATGGGATACCGAAAGAACAATGAGGAGACAGAGACAGCTGGCTTCGTCACGGACTCGCAATACAAGTGGAAAGAGAGATTTTGCAGAGAAAAGACCAAATGCAGACGTCAAAAGAGAAGTTTGGCTCAGGGTCCTCGATGACGGCGATGGGTGGCGGAGGGGCGGATTGTCGCGATCAGAAATCTGAATTATGTCACCAATCTACACGAGAAAACGTGACTGCAGTCTACGCAAACTTTCGACAGTCACCAAAATGTGCAGGGCTTTTGAGGTCATAATCCTCAAGTTCTCGTAATAATCTTCTTGCTTTTCTACATTAGATATCATTTCAAGAAATTGCTCAATATGTTCCAATTCCTTGGTTTTGGCAATCGCCATAAGCAAATGCTTTTGCGAGCCATGACATCTGTATTATAGTACAACCAAGGTCTATTACAACCCCAGCCTACGGTCCGCGCTATCCTCTAAGCCCAAAATTCGTTTCAGAGGTTCTAGCTTACTCCTCCTTGGCACCACCACGGCCAGCGcgctcagcagcctcaacgGCCTTCTTGTCGCTCTGGGCGGGGCCACCCTGCATGGCGCTCATGAAACCCTGGGGCTGCTTGAAGGGACGCTTGAGGTCACCGGCGGCAGGCTGGCCGAGGACGTGGATCTTGACCATGTTGTTCTCGAAGGCGCTCTTGAGAGGGATGATGCTCTGGATGAGGAGAGGGTTGGTGTACTTCATGTAGATGTGCATGaaggccatcatggccatgccCATAGCCTGGCCACGGAAAGCGGTGCGGATCTGCTGGTTGTCGTAGGCgtggatggtggtggtgacaaGCTTGCCCTCCTCAGTGGAGCCCATGGGGGCGGGCTCGACATACTTGAGGGTTGTGAGGTCTGTGGAGGCTCAAGTTAGTATTGCGATGGTGGAAATTGCCTCAGAGGTCAAGTTAtcttacccttct
This genomic interval from Fusarium verticillioides 7600 chromosome 1, whole genome shotgun sequence contains the following:
- a CDS encoding DNA-repair protein complementing XP-A cells: MEQPSTPPRATKPAPTITPPTPEVTKRIEENRLRAKAIRDQREAEQRATGTAPEIPKSSGGFVPTKDVYISKTADGKRPYSSISTADAPKGTNRDGRNKGDEEALRPARKFTKFVDYNMSAMTDTKGGFLSTEDDPHNYALGGKKPGQSEDDQRPKHMSVQEWERLQLIRNLKRLKSGPFEPGLSVLADDETRKKCQDCKSLEIDFIWEEVFHICVCNKCKEKYPEKYSLLTKTECKEDYLLTDPELRDPELLPHLSKPNPHKSHWHDMMLFLRCQVEEYAIKTKWGSSEALDAEYERRETQKKARKEAKFKEKLLDLKKKTRTDAFRRQAGNLSKSGASKFGDAIGGGRHVHEWGRTVENEDGMTIKTCVDCGMEVEELEF